From one Sulfuricurvum sp. IAE1 genomic stretch:
- a CDS encoding NADH-quinone oxidoreductase subunit J, with the protein MFEAIAFYLFAALTIVMFTITVMTSQALYAITAMAAGMIFISAFFFILGADFLGAIQIIVYTGAVMALYAFGMMFFDTTRNVVEKRTNPQIVFVLGVLAAVLVVAIFVAPIVSNNIQALYPINPEVGNSQAVGMVLFTKYLVPFEVAAVMLLVAMIAGIVLAGKKMDKSLTLMAEEEIEMLHSSNPTHQERGEH; encoded by the coding sequence ATGTTTGAAGCAATCGCTTTTTATCTGTTTGCAGCCTTGACGATTGTCATGTTTACGATTACCGTCATGACGTCGCAGGCACTGTACGCCATCACGGCGATGGCAGCGGGGATGATTTTCATCTCCGCATTTTTCTTTATTCTGGGTGCCGATTTCCTGGGTGCGATCCAGATTATCGTCTACACCGGTGCGGTAATGGCGCTCTATGCCTTCGGGATGATGTTTTTTGATACGACCCGTAACGTCGTCGAAAAACGTACCAACCCGCAGATCGTGTTCGTGCTGGGTGTACTGGCGGCGGTTTTGGTGGTTGCGATTTTCGTTGCTCCGATCGTCTCCAACAACATTCAGGCGCTCTATCCGATCAATCCCGAAGTGGGTAACTCGCAGGCGGTGGGAATGGTCTTGTTTACCAAGTATCTCGTGCCGTTTGAAGTGGCCGCGGTTATGCTCCTCGTCGCGATGATCGCGGGGATCGTCCTTGCCGGCAAGAAAATGGACAAATCACTCACCCTGATGGCCGAAGAGGAGATCGAGATGTTGCACTCTTCGAATCCAACACACCAAGAGAGAGGGGAACACTGA
- a CDS encoding NADH-quinone oxidoreductase subunit M, with the protein MLDHILSLLIFFPALAAMFGFVVRQDSIRAYGIAVAGIEFFLSLWLWYAYDPMVSGMQFMEAAPLIPAFGINYLLGVDGISLFIIILSTFFTLIGIASLTETRRVKDMIITLLFLEMTMVGVFAALDAIVFYVFWELSLVPMLYIIGAWGGPLRIYASIKFFLYTFAGSLVMLVGMLFMAYFYYQATGAWSFSILEWYRLILPENFQIWLFVAFFLGFAIKVPMFPFHTWLPYAHGQAPTIGSVILAAILLKMGTYAFVRFSLPLFPDASVFFMFPIAIIAIIMIIYTAMVAYAQEDIKQVVAYSSISHMGVIILGTFALNVEGVSGSVFLMIAHGVVSGALFLLVGVIYDRRHTKLMSEFGGLASVMPRYATIFGIMMMASVGLPLTINFVGEFLSLLGFYKQSHAMTLAAGVAIIVGAIYMLSAYKKAFFGPVTKEENKNLKDVNKVELVGLVPLVIVAIWLGVYPKPVLEPINNSVESVIQLMHDKAQSAEAKARIPNLAEADGIITMQEGH; encoded by the coding sequence ATGTTGGATCATATTTTATCGCTTTTGATTTTTTTCCCGGCATTGGCCGCGATGTTCGGGTTCGTTGTCAGACAAGACAGTATCCGCGCTTACGGTATCGCCGTGGCGGGTATCGAGTTTTTTCTTTCTCTGTGGTTGTGGTATGCGTACGACCCGATGGTTTCGGGGATGCAGTTCATGGAAGCCGCACCGCTGATTCCGGCATTCGGTATCAACTACCTGCTCGGGGTTGACGGGATTTCACTCTTTATTATCATTCTGTCGACATTCTTCACGCTGATCGGTATCGCGTCGTTGACCGAAACGCGCCGTGTCAAAGACATGATTATCACCCTCTTGTTCCTCGAAATGACGATGGTAGGGGTGTTTGCGGCGTTGGATGCGATCGTGTTCTACGTCTTCTGGGAACTCTCCCTCGTTCCGATGCTTTACATCATCGGTGCATGGGGCGGACCGCTGCGGATTTACGCATCGATCAAGTTTTTCCTTTACACGTTTGCCGGTTCGCTGGTGATGCTCGTCGGTATGCTCTTCATGGCGTACTTTTACTATCAGGCGACGGGGGCATGGAGCTTCTCTATCCTGGAATGGTACCGTCTGATTCTGCCGGAGAATTTCCAGATCTGGCTGTTTGTCGCGTTCTTCCTCGGATTCGCGATCAAGGTTCCGATGTTTCCGTTTCATACCTGGCTCCCTTACGCACACGGGCAGGCGCCGACCATCGGTTCGGTGATCCTTGCGGCGATTTTGCTGAAAATGGGAACCTACGCGTTTGTCCGTTTCTCGCTGCCGCTCTTCCCGGATGCGTCGGTCTTTTTCATGTTCCCGATCGCGATCATCGCGATCATCATGATCATTTACACGGCGATGGTCGCGTATGCTCAGGAAGACATCAAACAAGTGGTCGCGTACAGCTCGATCTCCCACATGGGGGTTATCATCCTCGGTACGTTCGCCCTGAACGTCGAAGGGGTCAGCGGTTCAGTATTCCTGATGATCGCGCACGGGGTCGTATCGGGGGCGCTGTTCCTCCTGGTCGGTGTGATTTACGATCGCCGCCATACGAAGCTGATGAGCGAATTCGGCGGTCTGGCTTCGGTCATGCCCCGTTATGCGACCATTTTCGGGATCATGATGATGGCTTCGGTCGGCTTGCCGCTCACCATTAACTTCGTTGGGGAATTCCTGAGTCTGCTCGGGTTCTACAAACAGTCCCATGCAATGACGCTGGCTGCGGGTGTGGCCATCATCGTGGGTGCGATTTACATGCTCTCGGCGTACAAAAAAGCGTTTTTCGGGCCGGTTACCAAAGAAGAGAATAAAAATCTCAAAGACGTCAATAAAGTCGAACTGGTGGGTCTGGTTCCTCTCGTAATCGTTGCGATTTGGTTGGGGGTCTATCCCAAACCGGTGCTTGAACCGATCAACAACAGCGTTGAATCGGTGATTCAGCTGATGCACGACAAAGCCCAAAGCGCTGAAGCCAAAGCGCGTATCCCGAACCTTGCCGAAGCGGACGGGATTATCACTATGCAGGAGGGACACTAA
- the nuoK gene encoding NADH-quinone oxidoreductase subunit NuoK, which produces MEITLTHYLVLSTVLFAIGLIGVMRRKNLLMLFFATEILLNATNIAFAAISHYIGDLSGQMFAFFIIAIAASEVAVGLGLLIVWYKRTGKIDLDQMTSMRG; this is translated from the coding sequence ATGGAAATTACCCTTACCCATTACCTGGTTTTGTCGACCGTATTGTTCGCGATCGGCCTGATCGGGGTTATGCGCCGTAAAAACCTGTTGATGCTGTTTTTTGCGACCGAAATCCTCCTCAATGCGACCAACATCGCTTTTGCGGCGATTTCGCATTACATCGGCGACTTGAGCGGGCAGATGTTCGCGTTTTTCATCATCGCGATTGCGGCGTCGGAAGTGGCGGTCGGTCTGGGACTGCTCATTGTGTGGTACAAGCGTACCGGAAAGATCGATCTCGATCAAATGACTTCAATGCGAGGATAA
- the nuoL gene encoding NADH-quinone oxidoreductase subunit L, with the protein MELYLYLALFAPLVGSLFAALFGASPKTKLTGYVTSGLLFVSFVSSAILLNYVMSGHTVHVELMTWMATGDLYIPFGFVVDQVSVVMMMVVTVVSTVVHIYSIGYMDHDKGFNRFFSWLSAFVFSMMVLVMSDNFAGLFIGWEGVGLCSWGLIGFWYQKESATWAANEAFIMNRIADLGMLIGLFLVYWNIGSLQYDVVFSQIGNLPVEVVTWIGIFLFIGAMGKSAQFPLHTWLADAMEGPTPVSALIHAATMVTAGVYLVVRSNPIYDLIPNVGIFIASLGAFVAFFAASMALVNRDMKRIIAYSTLSQLGYMFVAAGLGAYWVALFHLMAHAFFKALLFLGAGNVMHAMHDELDPFKMGGLRKVMKGTFVMMTVASVALAGIYPLAGFFSKDLILEVAFVEHHYVLYTVLLLTAGLTAFYSFRLVALIFHGEERYKLFGIHPHEAYKFMLVAMSPLLVLAVIAGAFKMTYYQLVINMLPSTQYHVHSEMTYWIMTIGTQLFVIAAILFAYKKYANWSTVPDGTSKTENRFCYKLLWNQYYIPKFYDEVFSKPYLELSKIAWKQIDLKIVDATVDAIANAIYKTGENTRDIQNGNLSSMLRWMVVGLVVLLALAVAFTVGYNAVGA; encoded by the coding sequence ATGGAACTCTACTTATATCTTGCCCTCTTCGCTCCGCTGGTCGGGTCGTTGTTCGCGGCGCTGTTCGGTGCGTCGCCTAAAACCAAGCTGACAGGCTACGTGACGTCGGGCCTGCTGTTCGTTTCGTTCGTCAGCAGCGCTATCTTGCTCAATTATGTCATGAGCGGGCATACGGTACACGTTGAACTGATGACGTGGATGGCGACGGGAGACCTGTACATTCCGTTCGGTTTCGTCGTCGATCAGGTAAGCGTCGTCATGATGATGGTAGTAACGGTCGTTTCCACGGTCGTTCACATCTATTCGATCGGATACATGGATCACGACAAAGGGTTCAACCGTTTCTTCTCATGGCTTTCGGCGTTCGTCTTTTCGATGATGGTGCTTGTCATGAGCGACAACTTTGCGGGACTCTTCATCGGATGGGAAGGGGTCGGTCTGTGTTCATGGGGACTGATCGGTTTCTGGTACCAGAAAGAATCGGCGACCTGGGCGGCGAACGAAGCGTTCATCATGAACCGCATTGCCGACCTGGGGATGCTGATCGGATTGTTCCTGGTTTATTGGAACATCGGATCGTTGCAGTATGACGTCGTATTCTCCCAGATCGGGAATCTTCCGGTAGAAGTGGTAACCTGGATCGGGATTTTCCTCTTTATCGGGGCAATGGGTAAATCGGCGCAATTTCCTCTGCATACCTGGCTTGCCGACGCGATGGAGGGTCCGACACCGGTTTCGGCACTTATCCACGCGGCAACGATGGTTACGGCGGGGGTCTATCTCGTGGTCCGTTCGAACCCGATTTACGACCTGATTCCTAACGTGGGGATCTTTATTGCGAGCCTCGGAGCTTTCGTCGCATTCTTCGCCGCCTCGATGGCGCTCGTGAACCGCGACATGAAACGGATTATCGCCTATTCGACCCTCTCGCAGCTGGGTTACATGTTCGTCGCGGCGGGTCTGGGTGCGTATTGGGTTGCACTTTTCCACCTGATGGCCCACGCGTTTTTCAAAGCCCTCCTGTTCCTCGGTGCGGGTAACGTCATGCACGCGATGCACGACGAGCTCGACCCGTTTAAAATGGGCGGCTTGCGCAAAGTGATGAAAGGGACGTTCGTGATGATGACCGTCGCTTCGGTCGCGCTGGCGGGGATCTATCCTTTGGCAGGTTTCTTCTCGAAAGACCTGATTCTGGAGGTAGCGTTCGTCGAACACCATTATGTCCTGTACACGGTCTTGTTGCTGACGGCCGGATTGACGGCGTTTTATTCGTTCCGTCTCGTCGCGCTTATCTTCCACGGAGAAGAGCGCTACAAACTTTTCGGCATCCATCCGCACGAAGCGTATAAATTCATGCTGGTCGCAATGAGCCCGCTGCTCGTCCTTGCGGTGATCGCGGGTGCGTTCAAAATGACCTATTACCAGCTGGTCATCAACATGCTTCCCTCGACGCAGTATCATGTCCACAGCGAGATGACCTACTGGATCATGACGATCGGAACTCAGCTTTTCGTCATCGCGGCGATTCTGTTCGCGTACAAAAAATACGCCAACTGGAGCACGGTCCCCGATGGAACCTCCAAAACGGAGAACCGGTTCTGCTACAAACTGTTGTGGAACCAGTACTACATTCCGAAATTCTATGACGAGGTGTTTTCGAAACCCTATTTGGAACTTTCGAAAATCGCATGGAAGCAGATCGATCTGAAAATTGTCGACGCCACCGTCGACGCGATCGCCAACGCGATCTACAAAACGGGCGAAAATACCCGTGATATCCAGAACGGAAACCTCTCGAGCATGCTTCGCTGGATGGTTGTCGGTCTGGTGGTTTTGCTGGCGCTTGCCGTTGCCTTTACCGTGGGTTACAACGCGGTCGGCGCTTAA